The following DNA comes from Chloroflexota bacterium.
GGGCGTGTCGTCAAAGTAATTTCATCCAAATGGCCAGTGCCCGGATCTGGCAGGCAGCCAGGTACGATGCCGTCTTTTTGGCGTAGCGAGTGGCCACTGCCCGCCATTCCTTGAAGTCTCGAAAGCCATTCTCCACC
Coding sequences within:
- a CDS encoding IS5/IS1182 family transposase; translation: VENGFRDFKEWRAVATRYAKKTASYLAACQIRALAIWMKLL